In Streptacidiphilus sp. P02-A3a, the DNA window TGCCCTCGGCGCTGACCGGGGCCAACGGCGGACGCAACCGGGTGGTGCCGGACGTCGCGGCGGTCGCCGACAGCGGCACCGGCTTCCTGGTCGGCCAGACCCAGACCTGGCCCGACGGCAGCGTCCGCTACGGGGAGTACCGGGTCGGCGGGACCAGCGTCGCCTGCCCGGTGTTCGCCGGTGTCCAGGCGCTGGCCGAACAGGCCCAGGGCAGCCCGCTCGGCTTCGCCGACCCGGAGATCTACGAGCGCTACAACACCCCCGCCTTCCACGACGTGACCGACGCCCCGCTGGCCGCGCGGACCACGTTGGCGCAGGTCAGGGTGGACTACCACGACGGCGTGGACGACACCTACGGACAGGACGTCAGCCTGCGGACCATGGGCCACGACTCCTCGCTGCACGCGGTCAAGGGCTATGACGACGTCACCGGTGTCGGCTCGCCCGCCCCGGGTTACCTGGCCTCCTTCGGCAAGGGCTTCCACGGCTTCCCGACCACGGCCCGGCCGCACCGGTAGCCGCCGCCCACCCGACCGTCCCGCTCTCGACCACGATCACGACCACGACCACGACCACGACCACGACCGCCGCGGCGCCCGCCCGGCGGTCGTGGTCTGTCCCGTTCCAGAACACTTTGTTGCGATCAGGTGACGTAAACATCACGGGTGCCCAGAATATGAGCGCATATCAGACCTGACAAAGACGGGCATTAGCTGTCATTTCTCACTCTTAAAAGGACATTAAATACCCCGAACTGCCTGACGGTGCAGTCATATCTTCACTTGACTTCCACAACCCCCTCACGCGAGCCTTACCACCGCTGAGCATCGTCTGACGGCTGATTTTCCGTCAGAGACAGGCAGGGCTGCGGGGTCTCCGCATGCGGCCGGCCAGCCAGAACGCCACGTCGAACCCGACTGCGGAGTGCATATGCGATTCCCGATGCCCATGGAGCTCGTGGCCGCCGGCTCACCACCGGAACCGAACGAAGAGGCCGAGCAGGCCGCGGACCGCGAGGCCCAGGAGCACGCGGCGGGCACCGTCGCCGTGGTCGGACTCGGCTATGTCGGCCTGCCCACCGCCCTGGCCCTGCTCGCGGCGGGCAACGAGGTCATCGGCCTGGACGCGAGCGAGGCCCGGCTGGACGCGATCCGCCGCCGTGACGTCGACCTGCTGCCCAGCGACCACGAGCGGCTGACCGCCAGCCTCGCCGAGGACGCCACCGACAGCCGGTTCACCCTCACCAGCGACCCGGCCCGGCTCGCCGCGGCCCGCACCGTGCTGATCTGCGTGCCCACCCCGGTCGACCGGCACCAGGTGCCCGACCTCAGCGCCATGGCCGCGGCCTGCGCCACCGCCGTGGCCAACGCCGTCCCCGGGCAGCTGCTGGTGCTCACCTCCACCACCTACGTCGGCACCACCCGCGACCTGCTGGTCGAGCCGCTGGCCGAGCGCGGCCTGGTCGCCGGGACGGACATCTTCGTCGCCTTCTCGCCGGAGCGGATCGACCCCGGCAACTCCCGGCACACGCAGGAGAGCACGCCCCGGGTGGTCGGCGGCACCGGCGAGCGCTCCACCCGGATCGCCGCCGCCGTGCTGCACCGCACCGCGCCCTCGGTGCACGTGCTGCCCTCGCCGGAGGACGCCGAGATGACGAAGCTCTGGGAGAACACCTTCCGGGCCGTCAACATCGCGCTGGCCAACGAGTTCGCCGAGGACTGCCGCGGCCTGGGCCTGGACCCCTCGCCGATCATCGCGGCGGCGGCGACCAAGCCCTACGGCTTCATGCCCTTCTACCCCGGCCCCGGCGTCGGCGGCCACTGCATCCCCTGCGACCCGCACTACCTGCTCTGGCAGCTGCGGGCGAAGCGGATATCCTCCCCGCTGATCGACGCCGCGATGACCGCCATCGCGGGCCGCCCGCGCCAGGTCGTCCGCCGGGTCCGGGAACTGCTCGCGGACCGGGGGCTCAGCCTGTCCGGCGCCCGGGTGCTGCTGGTCGGCGTCGCCTACAAGCCCGGGGTCGCCGACCTGCGCGAGTCCCCGGCGCTGGAGATCATGGAGGAGCTGCACCAGGACGGCGCCAAGGTGCACTTCACCGACCCGCTGGTGCCGGTCGTCCGGCTCGGGGCCGAGGTCCTGGCCAGCGAGGCCGCGCCCGAGGCCGACAACTGGGACCTGGTGCTGGTGCACACCGTCCACCCCGGCGCCGACCTGTCCTGGCTGGCCGAACTGGGCAACGTGCTCGACGCCACCTACCGCCTCGACTCGGTCCCGGCGAGGGCGATCCTGTGACCGATCAGCCCTACGAGCCCGACCAGCAGTACCCCTCGTTCGACGAGCTCTACCAGCAGAACTTCAGCCCGTCGTACCAGGAAGCGCACCAGGAAGCGCACCAGGAGCCGTACCAGGAGTCCTACCCGGAACCGCGGCCGCCGGCCGACGACCGGACGTACGAGTTCGCCTACCGGCCCGCCGCCGCGGCCGCGCAGCCGGCCTGGGGCGAGTGGGGCGACGGCGCCGCCGGGCAGCAGTCGCACGCCGCCGCGGGCACCGCCACGGCGACCCTGGCGCGCACCCCCGCCTTCCGTCCGGCGCCGCCGCCGCTCCCGCCGCTGCGCTCGGCCGACGCGGCGTTCCGCCCGCCGGGCCGGCTGCGCCGCACCCTGGACCGGATGCACCCGTCCGTCCGGCACGCCACCCGCCGGGTCCTGACGCTGCTCTGCCTGCTGCCGCTGCTGCTGATCCTGGCCCGCGAGGCGCCCCGGCTGGAGCAGAGCCCGCTGGTCCTCGGCTACGGCTTCACCGTGCTGGTCGGCACCATCTCGATGCTGTTCATCGCGTACAGCCGCTACGACGACCCGTCCGAGCGCACCCTGCGCAAGCGCCCGCGCGACCTGGACGACTTCCCCCCGCTGTCCTCGGCCACCCCCAAGGTGAGCTTCCTGCTCGCGGTCAAGGACGAGGTCGACGTCATCGAGGACTGCGTCCGCTCGATGATGCTCTGCGACTACCAGAACCTCGAAGTGATCGTGGTCGACGACCAGTCCGACGACGGCACGGTCGAGGTGCTGCGGAAGCTGGAGGCGGAGCTCGGGATCACCGTGCTCTACCTGGAGAAGAACCTCGGCAAGAAGCACGCCCTGGTCAAGGCCTGCGAGATCGCCGACGGCGAGGTCATCGCCTTCTCCGACTCGGACTGCATCCTGGCCCCGGACGCCCTCGCCCGCTGCGTCGAAGCCCTGGTCGCGCACCCGGAGTTGGGCGCGGTCAGCGGCCACGCCCGGGCGCTGAACGCGGCCGACACGATGTTCACCAAGATGCAGGACGTCTGGTACGAGGGGCAGTTCCGGGTGGCCAAGGCCGCCGAGTCCACCTTCGGCTCGGTCACCTGCGTCTCCGGACCGCTGGCCGTGTTCCGCCGCGACGCCATCTACAACTACCTCCCGGCCTGGGCCGGGGACCGGTTCATGGGCGCGCCGTTCCGCTTCGCCACCGACCGCCAGCTCACCGGCTACGTGCTGGGCCAGAAGTGGCGCGGCAAGGGCCTCAAGGCCAAGTACCCGGACTCGCCGTTCGTCA includes these proteins:
- a CDS encoding glycosyltransferase; the protein is MARTPAFRPAPPPLPPLRSADAAFRPPGRLRRTLDRMHPSVRHATRRVLTLLCLLPLLLILAREAPRLEQSPLVLGYGFTVLVGTISMLFIAYSRYDDPSERTLRKRPRDLDDFPPLSSATPKVSFLLAVKDEVDVIEDCVRSMMLCDYQNLEVIVVDDQSDDGTVEVLRKLEAELGITVLYLEKNLGKKHALVKACEIADGEVIAFSDSDCILAPDALARCVEALVAHPELGAVSGHARALNAADTMFTKMQDVWYEGQFRVAKAAESTFGSVTCVSGPLAVFRRDAIYNYLPAWAGDRFMGAPFRFATDRQLTGYVLGQKWRGKGLKAKYPDSPFVTAQDYPERKWRIGYVQSAKVWTNVPARFRPFMKQQIRWKKSFIRNLFFTGTFMWRRGLGPALLYYGHALWVVAAPIMAFRHIIWAPANGAAFLTLLYLCGVVLKGCVWGLAFKIDNPGDPRWRYRPLMSLLSSLLLAWLLPYSFATIRRGVWSRSAT
- a CDS encoding nucleotide sugar dehydrogenase translates to MPMELVAAGSPPEPNEEAEQAADREAQEHAAGTVAVVGLGYVGLPTALALLAAGNEVIGLDASEARLDAIRRRDVDLLPSDHERLTASLAEDATDSRFTLTSDPARLAAARTVLICVPTPVDRHQVPDLSAMAAACATAVANAVPGQLLVLTSTTYVGTTRDLLVEPLAERGLVAGTDIFVAFSPERIDPGNSRHTQESTPRVVGGTGERSTRIAAAVLHRTAPSVHVLPSPEDAEMTKLWENTFRAVNIALANEFAEDCRGLGLDPSPIIAAAATKPYGFMPFYPGPGVGGHCIPCDPHYLLWQLRAKRISSPLIDAAMTAIAGRPRQVVRRVRELLADRGLSLSGARVLLVGVAYKPGVADLRESPALEIMEELHQDGAKVHFTDPLVPVVRLGAEVLASEAAPEADNWDLVLVHTVHPGADLSWLAELGNVLDATYRLDSVPARAIL